One segment of Podospora pseudopauciseta strain CBS 411.78 chromosome 5 map unlocalized CBS411.78m_5.2, whole genome shotgun sequence DNA contains the following:
- the HET-Va gene encoding Lysine or histidine methyltransferase (COG:S; EggNog:ENOG503NXEB), with product MSTMSRLEISLSLQGKITKPGISRLLRLYGFVVPGNPDDSYDLVLATHPNAPFFEQKHKLWVSAGLDSTCTIPLTLPDPLPKNVLRYLRIQRSDESDLAAIAFRQINATDGKISDSNEVEVLRFLIESFSHLLDSFGTQLEKLEEQLVEGVYSPGGNAWAAAHVSLGEQRVLKLARKRAEDLLSAVESGSGNVRGSLSALARCANCGKVPAQYMLCGRCKAVAYCGRTCQVAHYKEHKAICRATASKSGSGMK from the exons ATGTCTACGATGTCTCGTCTGGAAATCTCTCTGTCCTTGCAGGGAAAGATTACGAAGCCGGGGATCAG TCGCCTTTTACGTCTCTATGGCTTTGTCGTGCCCGGTAATCCTGACGACAGCTATGATCTCGTTCTTGCAACGCACCCTAATGCGCCATTTTTCGAGCAAAAGCATAAGCTCTGGGTATCGGCTGGACTCGATTCAACCTGTACCATTCCCCTCACTCTCCCCGATCCGCTACCGAAAAATGTCCTTCGATACCTCCGTATTCAGCGATCGGACGAATCGGATCTCGCTGCCATAGCGTTTCGGCAAATCAATGCTACAGATGGGAAAATCAGCGATTCGAACGAGGTGGAAGTCCTGCGGTTTTTGATAGAATCGTTCTCTCATCTTCTAGACAGTTTCGGAACGCAGCTGGAAAAGCTAGAAGAACAACTCGTAGAGGGTGTCTATTCTCCGGGAGGGAACGCATGGGCTGCGGCGCACGTTAGCTTGGGCGAACAGAGGGTGTTAAAATTGGCGAGAAAGAGAGCGGAGGATTTGCTATCGGCGGTGGAGAGCGGAAGTGGCAATGTGAGGGGCTCGCTGTCGGCACTGGCGCGCTGTGCGAATTGCGGAAAGGTTCCTGCGCAGTACATGTTGTGCGGGAGGTGCAAAGCCGTTGCGTATTGCGGGCGTACGTGCCAGGTCGCTCATTACAAAGAGCACAAGGCAATATGTCGAGCTACCGCTTCTAAGAGTGGTTCTGGGATGAAGTGA